Within Aneurinibacillus sp. REN35, the genomic segment GCGGGAAGCAGGTCTGCCTTGGCATGCTGAAGCAGTTGTAGCAGGGAGGATTTAGCCGTCTCCACTGCCGGTTGATCTGAAGATAGCTGGGCGATACTTTTCTCATGAGAAAGTCCTAGTTTCTCAAACAGCTCTGTAAGAGCTTGTTTTATTCCTTGGACAGACCCATTTGAAGCAGCAGCTTGATGCATTTCCTCTCCAACCCCTGCATTCGGCTGACCAATGTTTGCACTTAGCGAAGAGAGCTGCCCATTATGCTGAGAAGAGGAGGCAGGAATAGAAGGGGATTCTGTTTGTGTTAATGCGCTGCCCTGCAGATTCGGCTGTATAGGAACAAGCATCTGCTTCGCCTGTGCTAACGCATCACGAACTCCCTCTGCTTTTGTTATAAGTCCCTGCAGCGACTCTTTCATATCATTAGGGAGCATTCCTGGCTTCTCTAACGCTTGCTGGATGAGCCGAAGCAATTTCCCCATCTCTCCCTCCAGATTGGCATTGCCGGCAAATGCACGCAGTGAGAGCACCGTTTCCTTGGTAAGCGGAAGTCCTTTCTTAGCGGCAAGCAGTATCGCTTGTTCAACTTCCGGCTCGTTTCCTATTTCACTACTAACTTGTTGAAAGGAACGCACAGAATCGGCACGCAGCGGAATTCCTGCCTCTACCGCTTTTTGCAAGAGCGAAAGTGATTCTTTCGTTACCGAAGCGCCCAATGCCTTGGCCAAGCCTTCCATACTGTCTTCCGATGCTTGATTAGGCTTTCCCGGCTGACTGATCACTTTTAAGGTTACAGGCTGTCCGCCAGGCTGTACCTGTAGCCACGTCTTCTGGCCCAGTTCAAGCGGCGTCTCAAGTCTGGCTGTTACCGTTAACCCTCCTAGCTGCACCGTTGCTAGGTTGTCTGGAAACAGCTTTAACACCTTACCCTGGAATACTTGCCCCGGTACCAGCTCTACCAACGAGCGCTGCATCGTATTCAATTGTTGGAAAATCTGACCTGTCATAAACCCTTGAATCATGATCCCTCACTCCTATCACCATCACAAATCCGCCCTATCCATACGGAAGCGATCAACTGATTCTCCGTATCTTTAGGCTCCCGGTTATAGTGTAAGCACCCCGCCAAAACTGCGCCGATGAATCGGACTCGGTCCGTGCACACGCAAAGCAGCCAGGTGCGCCGCTGTTCCATAACCCATATTGGACGCAAATCCATAGCCGGGATATTCTAGATCATACTTCTTCATCATTCGATCCCTCTCTACCTTCGCTACCACAGAAGCGGCGGCAATTGAGATGCTTTTCCCATCTCCGCCAACGATCGGCCGCTGTTCCATAGATAACCCCGGGATCGTTACTGCGTCGTTGAGCGTTATATGCGGCGTAACAGAAAGCGATTGAACGGCCGCTTGCATCGCACGTAATGTTGCTTGAAAAATGTTAATTTCGTCAATAAGGGGCGCATCACTCTGTGTGACTGATACCGCTACCGCTTCTTCCTTAATCCGTTCATACATCGCCTCTCGCTGAGCACCTGACAGCTTCTTTGAGTCATCTAAGCCGGGCAAATAGAAATCCGGCGGTAGTATAACCGCTGCAGTAACCACAGGACCTGCTAGCGGTCCGCGCCCCACCTCGTCAATACCAGCGATGTACATGTATCCTTTTTTCCACAATTCTTGCTCGTTCGCACTCATCTCGAGCCATTTTGTATGCAGCCGACTGGCCTTCTCTATGCGGCGAAGCCACTGCCTGTATGCTGTCTGTACTCCACTGCGCGGATCGGCCGCAAACAGTTCCTGAACATCCTGCGTTAATGCATCACACGTAAGCAAAAAATCTTTTACTTCTTTTATCGTCATTTCATTCGGATTCAATGAGACCTTCCTCTTCTCTATAAAAATTCTCCTTACATAACAAAAACGTGCAGTTTTCACTGCACGTCCACTTTTGCTAGTAAAGATAGCCATGATCATTGTTTTAGTACGGTGTAATCTCATCCATACTTACACGGGCCATCTCAATGGTAAACGCATCACCCGGACGCTCCAATGATATCCGGCCTAACTTGCCTGAGCGCAATTCGCGCAGAATCAATTCAGACACTTTGTCATAATCAATATGTCCACCGCTGACAATGCAGCCCCTCCTGCGCCCAATCTCATCTAGAATAGCCAACTTGCTCTCATCAAGTTCGTCTAGCTGGTAGCGTTCCATAAGCGCACGGCTATAATGCATGCGCAGATATGCGACAACAAACAGCGCTACTTCCTGAAAATCAATTAACTCATCTTTAATCGCTCCGCTTGCAGCAAGGCGCAGGCCTACGAGCGGGTCTTCAAACTTTGGCCATAAAATTCCTGGCGTATCCAAAAGCTCAAGTACCTTGCCTACCTTTACCCACTGCTGCGCCTTCGTTACAGCTGGTCGATCGCCCGTCTGCGCTACCTTACGTCCCGCCAGACGATTCATCAGCGACGACTTACCGACATTTGGAATACCGATAATCATCGCACGAACAGCCCGATCCTGCATGCCTTTGGCACGACGTTTCTCCATCATATCCTCAACTAATGTCTGGCACTCAAGGGGAAGCTTATTTACCCCACGCCCGGACAGCGCATCAATCGGCATTGCTTTAATACCATTGTCAGCAAAGTGCTGCATCCAAGCCTTCGTTACTGCTTCATCAGCTAAATCCGATTTATTCAAAAGGATTAAGCGCGGCTTGCCGGATACAATCTCATCGATCATCGGATTGCGGCTTGATAGCGGAAGACGCGCATCCAGCAGTTCAATGACCACATCAATCAGCTTCAGCTTTTCCGTCACTTGACGGCGCGCTTTGGCCATATGACCGGGAAACCATTGGATCGTCATATGCCTCACCTGCATTTCTATAATAAATTTAAAGCTAGTTTAAGCGAATCTTATCCAGCGGCCAGATAATTAACTCTGAACGCCCTACCACATTCTCAACAGGTACCGGTCCGATTACACGGCTATCCGTACTGTTACGGCGATTATCTCCCATTACGAAGATTTCCCCCTTGCCTACTTTCTCCGGACCAAAGTCCTCTGTCAGCACGTAGTTTTCCGCCTTTGCCTGTTTCTTATACTCTTCTAAGTACGGCTCATCTACCGGCTTTCCGTCTATGTACAACTGATCGTCCTTCATCTCTACGGTCTGCCCTTCAGTAGCAATAACACGCTTGATATAATCCTTTTCCTTTGTAGCATGGAAAACAATAATATCACCCGGCTTCGGCTCTTGAATATAGTAGATCAGCTTATTTACAATCAGACGTTCTTCATTCTCAAGCGTCGGCATCATGGATGCTCCATCCACGAGAAATGGCGCAAACAAAAAGGTGCGGATAACAAGAGCGAGCACAATGGCAATGCCAAGCGCTTTAATCCACTCCCACGCTTCATTTTTTCCCTTTTTTCTTTTGCCTGTTTCAGAGGAGGTTTCATCAACCATTTATTTTCCTCCTTCAAGATTAGGTGTCTATTTTTTTCTGCAAAAAAAGGAGCTTGTTACCAAGCTCCTTCTTCTCGCATTAGCGGCGAATTTCTTTAATACGTGCTGCTTTACCCACACGATCGCGCAGATAGTAGAGCTTCGCACGACGAACTTTACCGTAGCGAACTACTTCAATTTTGTCGATTTTCGGAGAGTGGAGCGGTAGTGTACGCTCAACGCCAACACCATAAGAGATTTTACGAACAGTAAAAGTCTCGCTGATACCGCCTCCGCGACGCTTGATTACAACCCCTTCGAACACCTGAATACGTTCGCGCTGGCCCTCAACTACTTTCAAGTGTACACGTACTGTGTCACCAGGGCGGAAGCTTGGGATGTCTTGCTTAATGTTCGCTTGTGTAATTTCACGAATAACATTTTTCATAAGGTTATCCTCCTTCCAGCAGATGTTCATTCCGTATGCAAAGTAAACAAGGCCAATCGCGCTGCAACCTCGCTAATAGGAAGAGGACCATCTTAATCCGAACCGAGTAGGCTCACGAGAGATATCATATCACAACCAAATTCCAGTTACAACTCCTGTTTCAACTCTTTTAGTACTTTTTTTATCTCCGGCGTCGCTTCCATTCCCTCCAGCAGATCCGGACGACGCTCCAATGTGCGGCGCAGCGACTCTTTTAACCGCCATTTCTCAATGTTCTCATGATGGCCCGATAGCAGTACATCGGGTACCTTAAGACCGCGGAATTCAGCCGGGCGCGTATAATGAGGATGCTCCAGCAGCCCTGTGCTGTATGAATCCGTTACCGCCGATTGCGCATTGCCAAGCGCTCCTTCCTGCAGACGCACGACGCTGTCGATAATGACCATAGCCGGCAGTTCACCGCCTGTTAACACATAATCACCAATTGATATCTCATCAGTAACCAAATGCTCACGGATGCGTTCATCATATCCTTCATAATGACCGCAGATAAAGATAAGATGCTCCTCCTGTGCCAGCTCTTCGGCCAGCTTCTGATCATATCGTTTTCCCTGTGGGCAGAGCAGAACGACGCGTGGCGAGGCGCTCTTCTCTTCCTGCGGCGCCTCTTCTGCTGATAGAGGCGTGTCGGTCAGTGATTCTACCGCACGAAAAATCGGGTCAGGCTTCAGCACCATGCCGCCGCCGCCGCCATATGGCATATCATCAACCTGGCCATGCTTGTTTCCGGAGAACTCGCGAAAATTTACCACACGAAAAGAAACAAGTCCCTTAGCAGCGGCCTTGCCTATAATGCTTGCCCCAAGCACACCTTCAAACATCTCGGGAAACAGCGTCAATATATCAATCCTCATGCTCGCACGTACACCTCCTACACCAAGCCTTCAAGCAAATGTACGGTAATCCTTTTGGCGGAAATGTCAATTTGTTTGACGACGGGGGCAATATAAGGAAGAAGTATATCCTTCCCCTTCTCCGGCTTTACCACCCATACATCGTTGGCACCCGGCTGCAGAATTTCTTTGATTACACCTAGGCGCTCTCCTTCCTCCGTAAATACATCGCATCCGATAATATCCTGAAAGTAAAATTCCCCTTCAGGCAGTTCGCTGCGATCTTCTGCCCGTATTTTAAGCACGCCACCTTTATATTTTTCAACATCCTGCATGTATGGATGACCCATAAATGTTAACAGGTAGAAATTTTTGTGTTCTCGCACCGATGCAATCGTCAACTTGACCGGATGTTTCATTTCCGGATGAAAAAGATAAAGCATATTTCCTTCTTTATAGCGTTCTTCAGGAAAATCAGTCTCGGAAATAACACGGACTTCACCGCTGATGCCATGCGTATTTACCAGTCTGCCCACGGTAAAAAAATCTCCGTTCACGCTGTCTATCCCCTTTCACGAATCTCTTTAACAATCCCGTCTTCAAGCACGACTTCCGTTCCTGACATTATTTTTCCCCAATCAGAGCCTACTTTTATTACGGCATCGCTCTCAACGGTCGTATAATGCACTTCACTTCCGAGCGGAAGTGCCAGCACCTGCTCTAATTGAAAAGAAAGCTGGGATAACTTCTCCTCGCGCGCTTGGCGTTCTTGCGCAAGGCGGCGCTGGACAACATCAAGCGCTTCCGGTCCTTTACGCTGTGCTTCCTGTACAAGCTTTTTGGCTTGAAAATTCAACTGTTCTAGCTCCAATTCATAGCGTTTA encodes:
- a CDS encoding ribonuclease HII encodes the protein MNPNEMTIKEVKDFLLTCDALTQDVQELFAADPRSGVQTAYRQWLRRIEKASRLHTKWLEMSANEQELWKKGYMYIAGIDEVGRGPLAGPVVTAAVILPPDFYLPGLDDSKKLSGAQREAMYERIKEEAVAVSVTQSDAPLIDEINIFQATLRAMQAAVQSLSVTPHITLNDAVTIPGLSMEQRPIVGGDGKSISIAAASVVAKVERDRMMKKYDLEYPGYGFASNMGYGTAAHLAALRVHGPSPIHRRSFGGVLTL
- the ylqF gene encoding ribosome biogenesis GTPase YlqF — protein: MTIQWFPGHMAKARRQVTEKLKLIDVVIELLDARLPLSSRNPMIDEIVSGKPRLILLNKSDLADEAVTKAWMQHFADNGIKAMPIDALSGRGVNKLPLECQTLVEDMMEKRRAKGMQDRAVRAMIIGIPNVGKSSLMNRLAGRKVAQTGDRPAVTKAQQWVKVGKVLELLDTPGILWPKFEDPLVGLRLAASGAIKDELIDFQEVALFVVAYLRMHYSRALMERYQLDELDESKLAILDEIGRRRGCIVSGGHIDYDKVSELILRELRSGKLGRISLERPGDAFTIEMARVSMDEITPY
- the lepB gene encoding signal peptidase I → MVDETSSETGKRKKGKNEAWEWIKALGIAIVLALVIRTFLFAPFLVDGASMMPTLENEERLIVNKLIYYIQEPKPGDIIVFHATKEKDYIKRVIATEGQTVEMKDDQLYIDGKPVDEPYLEEYKKQAKAENYVLTEDFGPEKVGKGEIFVMGDNRRNSTDSRVIGPVPVENVVGRSELIIWPLDKIRLN
- the rplS gene encoding 50S ribosomal protein L19, giving the protein MKNVIREITQANIKQDIPSFRPGDTVRVHLKVVEGQRERIQVFEGVVIKRRGGGISETFTVRKISYGVGVERTLPLHSPKIDKIEVVRYGKVRRAKLYYLRDRVGKAARIKEIRR
- the trmD gene encoding tRNA (guanosine(37)-N1)-methyltransferase TrmD — encoded protein: MRIDILTLFPEMFEGVLGASIIGKAAAKGLVSFRVVNFREFSGNKHGQVDDMPYGGGGGMVLKPDPIFRAVESLTDTPLSAEEAPQEEKSASPRVVLLCPQGKRYDQKLAEELAQEEHLIFICGHYEGYDERIREHLVTDEISIGDYVLTGGELPAMVIIDSVVRLQEGALGNAQSAVTDSYSTGLLEHPHYTRPAEFRGLKVPDVLLSGHHENIEKWRLKESLRRTLERRPDLLEGMEATPEIKKVLKELKQEL
- the rimM gene encoding ribosome maturation factor RimM (Essential for efficient processing of 16S rRNA), whose translation is MNGDFFTVGRLVNTHGISGEVRVISETDFPEERYKEGNMLYLFHPEMKHPVKLTIASVREHKNFYLLTFMGHPYMQDVEKYKGGVLKIRAEDRSELPEGEFYFQDIIGCDVFTEEGERLGVIKEILQPGANDVWVVKPEKGKDILLPYIAPVVKQIDISAKRITVHLLEGLV
- a CDS encoding YlqD family protein; amino-acid sequence: MLTVKRKVKVMMVLTEASRKQMEEEFTSMHKRYELELEQLNFQAKKLVQEAQRKGPEALDVVQRRLAQERQAREEKLSQLSFQLEQVLALPLGSEVHYTTVESDAVIKVGSDWGKIMSGTEVVLEDGIVKEIRERG